In the Sinorhizobium arboris LMG 14919 genome, one interval contains:
- a CDS encoding TRAP transporter large permease, producing the protein MSYEMIAFMMFSSMMMTMLTGQRVFAAIGVVGAVSAAFLWGNGGFEMAFAASMKLMKWYPLLTLPLFIFMGYMLSESGIAEDLYKMFHVWMGGLRGGLALGTIGLMVIISAMNGLSVAGMAIGATIALPELLRRGYDKTMVTGVIQAGSSLGILVPPSVVLVLYGMIARQPVGQLWLAGVFPGLLLALLFSIYVIVRCKIQPHLGPALPKEERDIPLAEKLKLLRAGILPFMIFFLMMGLFVMGVTSLVESSAVGALSALAAAWWKGRLTWTVFDKTIEQTLGISCMFMWIILAALCFGAVFDGLGAVKAIEYLFLEKWGLGPWEVLILMQISYLIMGTFLDDTAMLVIVAPLYIPLVGSLGFDLIWYGVLYTITCQIAYMTPPFGYNLFLMRAMAPPEISLTDIYKSVLPFVLVMIVGLAIVTAFPEIALWLPHHVYVRG; encoded by the coding sequence TCGCCTTCATGATGTTCTCGTCCATGATGATGACGATGCTGACCGGGCAGAGGGTCTTCGCGGCGATCGGCGTCGTCGGCGCAGTCTCGGCTGCCTTCCTCTGGGGCAATGGCGGCTTCGAAATGGCCTTCGCCGCCTCGATGAAGCTGATGAAATGGTATCCGCTGCTCACTTTGCCGCTCTTCATTTTCATGGGCTACATGCTTTCGGAGTCCGGAATCGCCGAGGATCTCTACAAGATGTTCCACGTCTGGATGGGCGGCTTGCGCGGCGGGCTTGCGCTCGGCACCATCGGGCTGATGGTCATCATTTCCGCGATGAACGGGCTCAGCGTCGCGGGGATGGCGATCGGCGCGACCATTGCGCTCCCCGAGCTCCTGCGCCGCGGCTATGACAAGACGATGGTTACCGGTGTCATCCAGGCGGGCAGTTCGCTCGGCATCCTGGTGCCGCCGAGCGTGGTGCTGGTGCTCTACGGCATGATCGCGCGTCAGCCGGTAGGCCAGCTCTGGCTGGCAGGTGTGTTTCCGGGGTTGCTGCTGGCACTGCTGTTTTCGATCTATGTGATCGTCCGCTGCAAGATCCAGCCGCATCTGGGGCCGGCGCTTCCGAAGGAGGAGCGCGACATCCCGCTTGCCGAAAAGCTCAAGCTGCTGCGGGCCGGCATCCTGCCCTTCATGATCTTCTTCCTGATGATGGGTCTTTTCGTGATGGGCGTCACAAGCCTCGTCGAGAGCTCGGCCGTGGGGGCGCTTTCCGCGCTCGCTGCGGCCTGGTGGAAGGGACGCCTGACATGGACCGTCTTCGACAAGACGATCGAACAGACGCTCGGAATTTCCTGCATGTTCATGTGGATCATCCTGGCGGCGCTCTGCTTCGGCGCGGTATTCGACGGTCTCGGGGCGGTCAAGGCAATCGAGTACCTGTTCTTGGAGAAGTGGGGGCTTGGCCCTTGGGAAGTGCTGATCCTGATGCAGATTTCCTATCTGATCATGGGCACATTCCTCGACGATACGGCTATGCTGGTCATCGTCGCGCCGCTCTACATACCGCTCGTCGGCAGCCTCGGCTTCGATCTGATCTGGTACGGCGTGCTCTACACGATCACCTGCCAGATCGCCTACATGACCCCGCCCTTCGGCTACAATCTGTTCCTGATGCGTGCGATGGCTCCTCCGGAGATATCGCTGACGGATATCTACAAATCGGTGCTCCCCTTCGTCCTGGTGATGATCGTGGGGCTGGCGATCGTCACGGCGTTCCCGGAGATCGCACTGTGGCTGCCGCATCATGTCTATGTAAGGGGCTGA